The sequence TTGGCCATCCTGCGATAGATGATCGTGGTCTCGCGCCGGCGCTCACGCACCCGATCGGGTTCGGTCTCCGTGCGCAGGGGCAGGTGCTCGAGCGCGCGGATGATGCTTTCGAGCTCCAGCACGATCGTGGCTTCCGGATCGGCCTCAGCCCGGAGGCGCTCGAGCGCGATGGCCAGGATGTGCATCCACGAGCGTGGTGCAAGGGGGAACCACGCGTAAGAGAGCGCCGCGCGAAAACGACCGTCCACCAGCTGCACGGTCAGCTGGTTCTCGAGCACCCGGCCGTATTGCTCGCCCAGCACGGGCAGCAACACCTGGTCGGCAAGATCGGGCTTCGGGGGACGCCAATCGATGTCGAAATGAGAGGCGTAGGGAGAGCTCGGCCCGTGCTCGAGCACGTCGAGCCACCAGCGGTTGTCGTTGCCATCCACGCACATGTGATTCGGAACCAGGTCCGTCACGATCCCCAGCCCCGCCTGGCGGGCGGCGCGGGCAAAACGCTCGAAGGCGCGGTCGCCACCCAACTGCTGGTTGACCTGCCCGTGGTCCACCACGTCGTAGCCGTGCTGGCTGCCTGGACGTGCTTGCAGAATCGGCGACGTGTAGACATCGCTGATGCCGAGCTCGCTCAGATACGCCAGCTGTCGTTGGGCTTGCGGGAAAGGGAACGATTCAGTCAGCTGGATCCTGTAGGTCGCCCGAGGTACGTAGGCGTCGTTCAGGTCTCGGAGGCGGGAGGGGGGCGTCCTTGACGGCAGGCGCTCTGCCACGCCCTCCGTCGGCGTTGCCTCAGTGTTGGCCACGGTGCCCCCCTGAGGCGCGAGCGATCAACACAACCACTCCCGCGGGCCACGGCGGACCATCGCCTTCGCTGCCCGAGCGCACCCCTGCCGCACCCTCCCACATCCCCATGCGTATCGAGCTTACGACACGGACTTTTCCTGTCCAGTACTCCGAAGGTCCTGCACGAGAGCGTGCATGCACTGCGTGTCGTGCGTCGCAAACAGCGCCCGTGTCGGGCTTACCCGCGCGCCACACCTAGCGCCCGCAGGCCGTTCACGAGGGCTTCGACGAGGGCCCGCGGTGCCTTGTTTCCAAGCAGGCTCTGGTTGATCTCGAGCTCGAAACCCAGATAGCGGGACGCGGGCAGCCGCCGTCTCGTCGCCGTGGTCAACCCGTCGTCGCGGCCTCGGTAGGGATAGTTTCGCCGCAAACGCAACCCGGGCGCTTCCTGGCGCAAGGCCTTGAGCCAGCGCTGCGCCACCGCGCGCTCTTCGGGCCGGGCCGAATCGTAAAGCAGCGCCAGGTCGGCCGTCCGCACATGGCGACGTCCGGCCTCGTCGACGAGAACGGGCGTGAAGCTGTGGACCCCGAGGTGAAGCACGCGCCGTCCCCGCAGGTCATCGAGCGCGGCACGCACCGCCTCCCAGTGGGGCTTGTGGTAGGCAGCGAGAAGGGCCTCACGCTCCCGCCGCGGCAGTTGTCGGAACGACGCTCCGACCACCTTCGGGTGAGTGGGCGAACGGTTGAGATCCACGACCAGCCGGCTCACGGTCCCTACGATCAGCGGGGCTCTGAGCTCGCCGGCCAAGGCCCGGGCCACCGGTAAAGCGCCGATGTCGTAGGCCCGATGTGTGCGGCTCTCTGCCTCGTGGCCCGGCAACGCGTGGCGAAGCCGGGCGGGAAGCGCCGCGCTCGCGTGCTCGCAGGTGAGCAACAGGGCCCACCCCCGGGCTGCGCTCACGATGTGAAGCCGCCCGCGGGGCTCTCGGGGTCGAAGGGGTGGGGCATGTCGGGGTCGTTCTAACCGCTCGCGCCCCGGGTGTCACTCCCCGGGCACGGCCAGGGTGCTTGGCCCGGGGGCCGAGGTAGGGCAGGATGCGAGGCAGCATGAGTCGCCGACGCGGTTCCGATTGCGAGCGGCGTGGCGACGCCCGATGATACCCCCACATGGCTCTTGCCCTGGTTCTGGTCGTTTTTACCACTTTGGTCGTTTCAGGCCTATGTTCGCTTTTCGAGGCCACGCTGTTCTCGACGCGCATCGCCGCCCTCGAGGCGTCCCGGGCTGACGGGAGGCACGTCACGGGGGCCCGCGCTTTCCTCAAGATGAAGCTGAACATCGCTGGACCCACCTCGGCGATCTTGATCCTGAACACCGTGGCCAACACCGCGGGGGCCACCTTGGCCGGCATGCTCGCCGCAGAGGTCTTCGGCAGCGGGTTCGTGCCCGTGTTTTCCGGTGTGCTGACCGCAGCCATTCTGTTTTTCTCGGAAATCTTTCCCAAGACCTACGGAGCGGTTCAATGGCGACGCCTGTGGCCCGCCGTGGTGTGGCCCTTGGCTGCCCTCGAGCGGTCCTTGCGCCCGATCGTTTGGCTCACGCAGCGCGTGGCGGCCCTGGCGATTCCGAAGGGCCAACGCGTCTCGATGGCCACGGAGGAGGAGATCGTGGCCATGATTCGACTGGGGGCGAAGGCCGGCGAGCTCACCCGCACGGAGATGGAGTTGCTGACTGCGGTTTTCCACTTCGATCAGGTGTTGTGCCGTCAGGTCATGGTCCCCTGGGAGCAGGTCATCTGGTTCGACGAGGATTGGTCCGTGGAGCAGTGCCTGGGAACGGTGAGGCGGCACCGGCACACCCGCTATCCCCTGAGAGCCGGGCCACGCAACGACGTGATCGGCACGATTCACATCACGGATCTTGTGGGCAAGTCGCCGGAGGATCAGGTGGATCTCAAGGCGTTGGCGCGGCCGATCCGCAGCGTTCCCGAATCGATGCCGGTGGCCCGCTTGCTGCGTGAGATGCAGACCCTGCGGCGCCAGATGGCGGTGGTGGTCGACGAGTACGGCAACACCGTGGGCATCGTCACGATGGAGAACGTCGTGGAGCAGATCGTGGGTCCCGTGCAGGACGAGTTCGACGACGAGTCGCCGGATGTCGTCAAGGAAGAGGAGGGCTGCTTCCTCGTGGCGGGGCTCCTGCCGCTGCGCAGGCTCAACCAGCGTCTCGAGCTCAGGTTGCCCGGGCGAGGCGACGTGGACACGCTGTCGGGCTGGCTGGTGGCCGAGCTCGGCCGGCTGCCGCGCGTGGGTGACGAAGTGGCGTTCGGTCACGCCCATTTCGAGGTCACGGAGGTCTTGAACAACCGCGCGGAGAAGGTGCGGGTCACGATCGAAGAGCGTCCCTCGGACGAGACCCCCAGCCCCGAAGCTTCGTCGCCGCCCAACTGACCGGATTCCGGGCACCGAGACACGTAGCTCACGAGAGAGCGCTCACAGGGGTGGGGGGCGTTGCGCGGGTGGTTCTTGCTTCGCGGACGTGAAACGAACCTGTTTCATCGCGTTGCAAGTCCCGTCTTCGAGGCAATGAATTCAGTCACTTGAGACTTGGCACGGGCGTCGCATTCCTTCGGTTCCGAAAGGATGCCCGTCATGATCTTCCGCCAACTCTTCGACCCTGAGAGCTCCACCTACACCTACCTCGTCGCGGACCCCGGCACAGGTGACGCGGCCCTCGTGGACCCGGTGCGAGAGCAGGTCGAGCGGGACCTGAAGTTGCTCGCCGACCTGGGGTTGAGGCTGTCGCTGGTGCTGGAAACCCACGTACACGCCGACCACGTCACGGCGGCGGGGCTTCTGCGGGAACGTACCGGCGCACGCACCGTCGCGAGCGAGCGCGGGGCCCCGTGCGCCGACCTCCGCGTCAACCACGGCGAGACCCTCAAGCTCGGGCAGCTCGACGTCAAAGTCCTGGCCACACCGGGCCACACGGACGATAGCCTCAGCTTCCTCATCGGAGACCGCGTGTTCACGGGCGATGCCTTGTTGATTCGCGGAAGCGGCCGCACCGACTTTCAAAACGGAAGCCCCGAGCATCTGTGGCACTCACTCACGCAGGTCTTGTTCGCGCTGCCGGACGAGACGCTCGTGTTCCCGGGCCACGATTACAAGGGCCAAACCGTCTCCACCATCGGTGAAGAGAAACGCCACAACCCCCGCCTGGCCGGCAAGACGCGCGAGGAGTTCATCGAGCTCATGAACAACCTGAATCTGCCGCCGCCGAAGAAGCTTGCTGAGTCCGTGCCGGCAAACCGCGGGTGCGGCTTGCCCCAGAACTGACCCAAGCGGTGCCATACCCCCAAGGAGACAGTGTCATGTTTTCCGAAGCCACATCGTTCGAGGCCTTCGTCAACGTCGATCCCCAAACGCTTTACGAACTGGGCAACACCGTCCGCATCGTGGACGTGCGGGAGCCCGACGAATTCGTGGGCGAGCTCGGGCATGTCCGGGGCGCCATCCTGGCGCCGCTTGCGTCCGTGGGCGCGGCGGCACGGGCCTTTGACCCGGACGAACCCGTGGTGGTGGTGTGCCGCTCCGGCGGCCGCTCGGCCCGCGCGGCGGAAGCCCTTTGCCGCCTGGGATTCACGAAGGTCATGAACCTGCAAGGCGGCATGCTGGCGTGGAACGCGCTGCGCTTGCCCGTGGAGACAGCCCGATGATCCTCGCTGCGGCGCTGGCCATCATGGTGGGGCTCACACTGGGGCTCCTGGGAGGCGGAGGCTCCATCTTGATGGTGCCCGTGCTCGTGTACGGATTGGGCCTGCCGGCAAAAACTGCCATCGCCGCTTCCCTGCTGGTGGTGGCGGCCACGAGCCTGGTGGCGCTGATTCCTCATGCCCGTTCCGGAAACGTCCATGGGAGGACCGGATTCCTCTTCGGCGCCGCCGGTATGGCAGGGGCTTTCGGGGGTGGTCGCATCGGGGTACACCTGCCGCCCACGCTCTTGCTTCTGGCGTTCGCCCTGGTCATGCTGGGTACCGCTTTTGCTCTGCTCCGCCCCCGGAGCGAGAACGCGCCGACGACGTCGGTCAACGGCCCCCACGCGGGCGTGGGTCTCATCCTGGTGGAGGGCACGGTGGTGGGCCTCGTGGCGGGCATGGTCGGTGCGGGCGGAGGCTTCCTGGTGGTGCCCGCCTTGGCGCTCCTGGGAGGTCTGCCCATGTCCCGCGCGGTGGGCACCTCGTTGTTGGTGATCAGCTTGCAATCTCTCGCGGGATTCGCAGGCTACGCAGGTCACGTGGAGCTGCCCTGGGCGGTGTTGGGCGTGGTCATCCTGTTCTCAAGCGTCGGCGCGCTCCTGGGGCACCGGCTTCATGGCCGCGTGCCTGAACGGGCCTTGCGGAGGTTGTTCGGCTACTTCGTCGTGGGGATGGGGCTCTTCGTTCTGTCTCGCCAAGTGCCGGCTGAGGTTCAGGCCTCCCCGATGTACCAGGCCGTCTTCGTGGCGCGTTGGCCGTTCTGGGCGGCAGGGGCGGCACTTTCTGCCGTGGTGCTCGTGATGCTTTGGCGAGACAACCGCTTGGTGGGTGTCTCGACGGGCTGTGCCGAGCTCTGCCGCCTTCCCTCGGATCCCACCGTACGCACGTCGTGGCGACCGCGCTTCCTGCTGGGCATCGTCCTTGGGGGGGCAGCTTCGGGGCTCTTCGCGGGGCGTGGACCCACCTGGGCCCTCGGCAGCTTCGACGCTCTCGTGGGAGGAAGCTCACTTCTCAAGGTCAGCGTGCTCGTGCTGGCCGGGGTGCTGATCGGTTTTGGGGCCAGAGCGGCAGGCGGCTGCACCTCGGGGCACGGCATCGTGGGCATGGCCCAGGGCGCCCGCTCGTCCCTCATGGCCACCTTGGCGTTCATGATCGGCGGCTTCGCCACCACGTGGCTGGTGCTGCCGCACTGACCTCGTCTTCACACTCGGGAGAACACAACCATGGACCGTACACTCGTTGCAGGCGCCGCCTTCGGCTTCGTTCTTTCACGGGCGGGCGCCACGGAATACGACGCCATCGCAGGCATGTTCCGGCTGACCGACCTGCATCTCTTCGGCGTGATCGGCGTGGCGGTGGCCGTCACCGCGCTAGGCTTCACGCTCTTTCGCAAGGGGCTTCTGCGCACCTTCGATCATCAACCGGCGGCCCTCGTGGCCAAGCCCTGGAAGACCAGCGTCGTTTGGGGCGGCCTGCTCTTCGGGGCGGGGTGGGCCGTGGCGGGAACGTGTCCGGGCACCGCACTCGCGCAGATCGGCGAAGGACGCCTGGCAGGCCTGTTCACGTTGGCAGGCATCCTCTTGGGCGCGTACCTCGACGGCCGCCGCGAGGCGTTTCTCGCGCAGCGCGGTCCCGCGGCGCGCTTGCGCCCCGCTCAGGCGCACACCTAGAAGCAGCGAGCCGTCTTCGCCGTGGCGTGGGCCTGCTCCCGAGCGCTCAGGTCTCTGCGGCGAGCTTTTTCACTGAGGCCAACGCTTCGGCCACGTGTTTGCGTGCGAAGAGCTGGGAGCGGAACCTGTGGCGAAGCACGCCCTCGGCGTCGAACACGAAGGTCTCCCGGCCGGGCAAGATGCCCAAGGTGTCACTCACGCCGAAGAGCCTGAAGAGCGCGCGCTCCGGGTCGGACAGCAAGCGAAAGGGCAGGCCATGATGGTCGGCAAAGCGGCGGTGGCTCTCGGGGCTGTCCGGGCTCACGCCTACCACCGTGGCGCCCGCGGCGGCGAAGGCTTCGTGACCGTCACGAAAGGCACAGGCCTCGGCCGTGCAACCAGGGGTCTCGTCTCGGGGGTAGAAATAAACGACGAGTGGACCCGCGGCCGAGAGCGAGGCGGACGTGACGGACTCACCCGTCATGTCGATGGCCGAGAATGAGGGAAGGGCGTCGCCAGGTTTGGGGCCGTTCATCTGAAAGGAACAGCCTACCCGAAACCTCGGCTCTGCGCTGGGGAGGAGACAGGAACGTGGGCGATGCAAGGTTCGAACTTGCGACTTCCACCGTGTGAAGGTGGCACTCTTCCGCTGAGTTAATCGCCCGAGACTGCCTGCGAGAGGCAGAAGGAGGAATTAATCCGAAACCTTGGGTCTGTCAATCTCGCAAACGACGCCCAAGGTGAGTTTATCGCAGCACAGCCGGCGCGCGAAGCCCCGCGTCCTTGGCCCGGGCAGAGGTGCTAGTCGAGAAGCTGCTGGATCTTGGCTTCCAGGCTGTTGACGTCGACCTCCAGCTGCTGCTCGGCCTCCAAGTCTTTGAGCGCCAACTTGCCCGTGGCCAGCTCGTTGTCGCCCACGATGAGGGCAAGCCGCGCCCTCATTTTCGCGGCGCGCTTGAGCTGGTTTTTGAGCCCCGTGGGGCGGTGTTCCACCTCGACACGAATGCCCTTGAGACGCAAGTCCTGGGCTTTGCGCACGGCCCAGGCGTAGGCCGCGTCTCCCAGGGGAGCGATGAACACGTTCACGGGGGACTCGAAGCTCTCGGGTGGCTCCGCAATGGCCAGGAGCACCCGCTCTACGCCCATGCCGAACCCCAGCGCGGGGGTTTTGGGCCCGCCCAGCGATTCGATGAGATAGTCGTAGCGGCCGCCGCCGCAGAGCGTGTTCTGCGCACCCAAGTCGCCAGAGGTCGCCTTGATCTCGAAGATGACCCCCGTGTAGTAGTCGAGCCCGCGCACGAGCCGTGGGTCGACCCGGGCGTTCACGCCCAGATTTTTCAGCAAGTCCTGGAACCGGGCAAACGAAGCCTTCGACGCCTCGCCCAGGTGGTCGATGAGGTAGGGAGCCCCGGCGCAGAGCTCCTGGGTGCCCTCATCCTTCGAGTCCAAAATGCGCAAGGGGTTGGTCTCGAGGCGCCGGCGGCTGTCTTCGTCGAGCCGGCTCGCATGCTGGCGGAAGTAGGCCTGGAGCGCGTCCCGGTAGGCGGCGCGTTCGTCAGGCTCTCCCAGCGTGTTCACCACGACGTCCAGGCTGGCCTCGGGCAGGCCGACCTCGCTCAGCAGCTTCACCAGCATGCCCACCATCTCGGCGTCGATCCCGGGGGAGGGAAGACCGATGACCTCGGCACCAATTTGGTGGAACTGACGCAAACGTCCCCGTTGGGCGCGCTCGTGGCGAAACATGGGGCCCATGTAGAACCACCGTGTCACGGGTTCCTTGTGCCATTGGGCCTGGGCGATGTACGCCCGCACCGCGCTGGCCGTGCCCTCAGGCCGTAGGCTGACCGAGCGGCCGTCGCGATCCTCGAAGGTGTACATCTGTTTCTCCACCACGTCGGTGGTCTCGCCCACACCCCGCTGGAAGAGGTTCGTGTACTCGAGAAGGGGCGTTCGCAGCTCGCGGTACGCATAGGCATCGAGCAGCATGCGGGCCCGCTCCTCCACGAACTGCCACTTGGCAACCTCAGGGGCCAGGATGTCGTTCATTCCTTTGACGGTCGCGGGCGTGTCTGCCATGGCGCCGCCGGTTCTAGCAGGTAACCCGGCCGTGGGGCAGAGCCCGGGGCGAGGTTCCGGGGGCCCGGGACCGCTTCGCTACTCGCTACGCACGACCAGGGTGCCGAGGCGGCCCATGAGCTCAGCCACCGCCGCCTCGAGCCGATCGGGGCTTCGGCTGTCGAGCGTCACCTTCACCATGTAGTCAGTGGCGTGAATGTGAGGGTAGGAGCCGACAGAGACCTCGGCGTAGGCCGCTACCACGGCATCCAGGTGGTGGGCGATCCGACCCTCGGTGTCGTTCACGTACAGGGCCCGGCCGTGGATGGGATCTGTGGCCAATCGGTCCGCGATGAGGTCGAATTTGCGCTGCAGAATGGCGGGCACCCCCGGCAACACGAAGACGTTCTTCACGGCTACCACGGGCCATACGCTCACCGCCTCCACGGGCCCGTAGTGCAGCTCGGCCCCTTCGGGAAGATCCGCCATGCGAAGGTCTCGCTCACTGAACCGCTCGCCGAGGCTGTGGCGGATGAGGGAAGACAGATCGGGGTGTCTCGCCAGCTTCATGCCGAACGCTTCGGCGACGGCAGGCATCGTCACGTCGTCGTGTGTTGCGCCCACACCGCCCGATGTGAATACGTGTGTAAAGCGCGCGGACAATGCGCGTACGGCCGCGACGATCTCTTCGGGCTCGTCGGGCACCACCTCGATTCGTCGCGTCACGACCCCGAGCGCCCGCAGCGCCTTGACCAAAAAACGGGCGTTCTCGTCCTCCACTTTTCCCGAGAGCAGCTCTTCCCCGATGAGCAAGATCGCGGCAGTGGGCCCGCGGAGGACGGACGTGGCGGGCCCCTCGGACGAACGTGCCGAAGCGGAAGGCGGGAGCGACGATTCTTGGGTCACGACCCGCCAGAATACTGCACGGCTTCACCCTGCGCCCGACCGGGCAGCGCTGGCTCTCTCGCGCGGCCCCGTCGTCGGTTTCGAGACGCTGACTTGACACGGGGGGCCCAGGTGGGGCCAGATTCGCGCACTCACCAACCCTTGTTCTTCGTTTCCTCCCAAGAGGTGTTCATGCATCGGCAGCAACCCGTCTCGCTTCTCGTCGTCGGCTCGGCGCTCTTCGTGGCCTCCTGTGTGACCGTTCATGCTCAGCCTTTACGGGCGGCTGGCCCGGGTCCCTTGCCGCCCGCCGCGCAGACCTTCGGGGCGCCCGACGCGCAGGTCGGAGCCGGAGGCGCGGCGCCCGCAGAGGGGGAACCGCGTGCGGAGGGGCCCGCCCTGCCCGAGACCGAAGGCGTAGCACCGGTCGCTCCGGACGTGTCGCCCGCCATGCCCCCTCACCACATGGCAGCGAGGCCGGGCTGTGGCCACGGGGCCCCATGCCCCCGCTGCGCGGGCCGGGGTGGCCCCCCCATGGAGGGCGAGGGGCACGGGCCCACGGACCACCAGAAAGTCGTGGGCCGCTGGGGCATCGAGGCGCGCAGCCTCGAAACTGTCGAAACGTCTCCCAAGAACCCCGAAACGTCGGACTGCACCGGGGAGGCCTGCCGCCAGCTGCGGCTCACCTCGATCGGAATTCGCCGCTGGCATACGGAGTCTTACGCCTACAGCGCCGGACTGGCGCTCGCGATGGGAGGCGGAAGCAATGCGGATGGCGCGAGCTGGGACGTTCATTTCGGTGTGGGACCCACCGTAGGGGCCTACTTCCTTCTGTCCCAGTGGAAGCACCTGGCGATCAGCGCCACGCCCCAGCTCGGCATGCTGTACTTCGCCCCTTCCGGTAGCGGCAACAAGACCTTCACCGTGGACGTCCAGGGCAAGGTAGAGGCCGAGCTTCAGCTCGGATTCATGGGCCTGCCCGGCCTGGCGGTGGGCACCGACGCGGGCATCGGCTTCAAGTACAAGCGTGTCTCGGATGAATTTTCCCGCTGGACGGTCGGCACCGTGGGGCCGGGCAGCCTGTGGGGTATCGTGACGAACGCATTCGTGCGCTACTACCTGTAGTCAGACCCTCGTCACGAGCATAAGGTTAGGTCGTGCCCTGGAAGCCTCCTCCCGATGCCGTGTTCACCGTTCGCTCGGTGGTGCTCGACGAAGTGGCCGTGAGCCGCGTTTTGCGGCGCATGGCCTACGAGATCGCCGAGCGGGCGGGGCCCAACGTCTACCTGGTCGGCATCCAGACGGGGGGCGCCCATCTGGCGGCCCGGATGGCGAAGATCCTGGCTCACGACGCCGACCCCCACGGCAAGCCGCGGCTGGGCGCGGTCGACATCACGCTCTACCGCGACGACTTGTACCTCGGACAGCCAAAACAGGAGCTGGGCCGCACGGATCTGCCGGAGTCGGTCGACGGCCAAACGGTGGTGCTGGTCGACGACGTCTTGTACACGGGGCGCACCGTGCGCGCGGCCATGGACGTGCTCCTCGACTACGGGAGAGCCCGGGCCATTCACCTGGCCGTGATGGTCGACCGCGGCAACCGTGAGCTGCCCATCCAACCGGATTTTGTCGGGGTGCGGGTACCCACCGGACCGAATGAATCCGTTCGCGTGATGTTGCAGGAACGTGGCGAGACGGACCAGGTGGTGTTGCGCGAGAAAGTAGGGTAAACGAGGCGCCGTGATCGCCCCGGCTTTCTCGCATCGCCACCTGCTGGGCCTCGAAGGCCTGTCCGCCGACGACCTCACCACGGTCCTCGATCTATCGGATCGCTTCCTCGAGGTCGCCGAGCGGCCCATCAAGAAGGTGCCCACGCTGCGGGGCAAAACGGTGATCAACCTTTTCCTCGAGGCCAGCACCCGCACCCGCACGAGTTTCGAACTGGCGGCCAAGCGGCTCTCGGCCGACGCCGTGAACATCTCGGGGGCGGCGTCATCGACCGTCAAGGGTGAAACCCTCATCGACACGGCCAAGAACCTCGACGCGATGGCGCCCGATGTCATCGTCATTCGGCATGCCCAGGCGGGGTCGGCGGCGATGTTGGCTCCCCACACCCGGGCCGCCATCGTGAACGCCGGGGACGGGGCTCATGAACACCCCACGCAGGGGCTGCTCGACGCTAGCACCATTCGGGCGCACAAAAGGCGGATCGAGGGGCTCTCGGTCTGCATTTGCGGCGACATCGCCAACAGCCGCGTGGCGCGCTCGAACATCTTCGCGCTGCGCACCCTCGGCGCCCACGTCCGGGTGGCGGGCCCGCGCACCTTGCTGCCGCTCGGCATCGAGAAGATGGGCGTGGACGTGTTCGATTCCCTCGACCAGGGCATCGAGGGCGCCGACGTGGTGATGATGTTGCGCATTCAGATGGAGCGGCAGGCTGGTGGCCGCTTCCCCAACGCGCGCGAGTATTCCCGCTATTTCGGGCTCAATGCCCGCCGCCTGAGCCGAGCGAAGCCTGACGCCATCGTGATGCACCCGGGCCCCATGAACCGCGGGGTCGAGATCGATCCCACCGTGGCCGACAGTGGCCGTGCGGTGATTCTGGAACAAGTGGCGCGCGGGGTGGCCGTGCGGATGGCGGTCTTGTATCTGTTGGCAGGCGGCAAGGATGCCGACGGCCACGGGCAATGATCTCCCTCCAGAATCTGAGCAAGGAATTTTCCTCCCGCGTGCTGTTCGAGGGCGTGTCCCTCCAGCTCAACGCAGGATCCCGCTACGGCGTGGTAGGGGCCAACGGCTCGGGAAAGAGCACGTTCATGCGCGTGCTGGCCGGTGATGAGCCTGCTTCCGGGGGCAGCTTCACGATCCCGAAGCGGGCCCGCATGGGTGTCCTACGCCAGGATCGCTTCCTCGCTGACGAGGAAATCATCTTGGACCTCGCCATGCGCGGTGATCTCGCGGTGTTCGAGGCCTTGGCGCGGCAAAAGGCGCTCGCCGAAGGGCGGCTGGAGCTCGATCCAACGCAGCTCACCGCCATCGAAGACGTCCTGGCGGCCCACGATGGCTACACCCTCGAGGCCCGCTCGAGCCGCGTGCTCGAGGGTCTTGGCATTCCCGTTCCGTCGCATCGCCTGCCGCTCGGCACCCTGTCCGGCGGATTCAAGCTGCGCGTGCTTTTGGCCCAGGTGCTCGTGGGGGGAGCCGATCTGCTCCTGCTCGACGAGCCCACGAACCACCTCGACATCTTGACGATTCGCTGGCTCGAGCGCTTCTTGGCGAGCTACGAGGGCTGCGCGCTCATCATTTCTCACGACCAGCGTTTCCTCAACAACGTCACGACCCACACGCTGGACGTCGACTACCAAACCATCTCGCTTTACACGGGTAACTTCAGCAGCTTCGAGCTTCAGAAAAAGGCGATTCGCGAGCAGAAAGAGACCGCGATCGAACGCGCACAGGAGGAAATTGCTCGCAAAAAAGCCTTCGTCGAGCGCTTCGGGGCCAAGGCGACCAAGGCCTCGCAGGCGCAAAGCCGCTTGCGCCAGATCGAGAAGATCGAAGTGGAGGAGTTGGTCTCGTCCTCGCGTCGCGCCCCGCATCTGAGATTCGAGCAAAACCGGCCGAGCGGCCGTGAGGTGTTGGCGCTCGAGGGCATCAGCAAGGCCTACGGAGACAAACAAGTTTTGAAGAACGTCTCGGTGACGGTGCGACGGGGTGAACGCGTCGGCATCATCGGGGCCAACGGGCTCGGGAAATCCACGCTGCTCCGCGTGGCCGTGGGTCGTCTGCCGCCGAACGTGGGCGACGTGAGGTGGGGGCACGAGACACACGTGGGCTACTTCCCGCAGGATCATCACGAGCTGCTCGAGGATCCCCAGGCCACGCCCTTCGAGATCCTCTACGGCCTGTGTCCGGCCGAAACGGTGAGCTACGTTCGGGGCCAGTTGGGGCGTGTGCTCTTCTCTGGCGACGACGTGGGCAAGCGGGTGGGGCTACTCTCGGGCGGTGAGGCGGCGCGGCTCATCTTCGCCTGTTTGTCGGTCAAAAAGCCGAACGTGCTCGTGCTGGACGAGCCCACCAATCACCTCGACATGGAGACGATCGAGGCGCTCATCGAGGCGCTCAAGGCGTACCCGGGCACGGTCGTGTTCGTCTCCCACGATCGCTGGTTCGTTTCGGAGCTTGCGACGCGCATCATCGAGTTGACGCCCGAGGGACTGAAAGACTTCCCCGGCGGCTACGAGGCGTACCTCGAACGCTGCGGCGACGACCACCTCGATGCCGACGCCGTGGCAGAAAAGGCCCGCAGGGCGAAATTGGCCGAACAAGCGCAGAAGGGCGAGGGCGCAACGCTGTCTTGGGAGGAGCAGAAGCGCCGCCGCAACCGCCAAGCGCAGCTACCCAAGCTGCGCGACAAAGCGCTGGCC is a genomic window of Myxococcales bacterium containing:
- a CDS encoding competence/damage-inducible protein A; this encodes MTQESSLPPSASARSSEGPATSVLRGPTAAILLIGEELLSGKVEDENARFLVKALRALGVVTRRIEVVPDEPEEIVAAVRALSARFTHVFTSGGVGATHDDVTMPAVAEAFGMKLARHPDLSSLIRHSLGERFSERDLRMADLPEGAELHYGPVEAVSVWPVVAVKNVFVLPGVPAILQRKFDLIADRLATDPIHGRALYVNDTEGRIAHHLDAVVAAYAEVSVGSYPHIHATDYMVKVTLDSRSPDRLEAAVAELMGRLGTLVVRSE
- a CDS encoding aspartate carbamoyltransferase catalytic subunit, yielding MAPAFSHRHLLGLEGLSADDLTTVLDLSDRFLEVAERPIKKVPTLRGKTVINLFLEASTRTRTSFELAAKRLSADAVNISGAASSTVKGETLIDTAKNLDAMAPDVIVIRHAQAGSAAMLAPHTRAAIVNAGDGAHEHPTQGLLDASTIRAHKRRIEGLSVCICGDIANSRVARSNIFALRTLGAHVRVAGPRTLLPLGIEKMGVDVFDSLDQGIEGADVVMMLRIQMERQAGGRFPNAREYSRYFGLNARRLSRAKPDAIVMHPGPMNRGVEIDPTVADSGRAVILEQVARGVAVRMAVLYLLAGGKDADGHGQ
- a CDS encoding ABC-F family ATP-binding cassette domain-containing protein, which translates into the protein MISLQNLSKEFSSRVLFEGVSLQLNAGSRYGVVGANGSGKSTFMRVLAGDEPASGGSFTIPKRARMGVLRQDRFLADEEIILDLAMRGDLAVFEALARQKALAEGRLELDPTQLTAIEDVLAAHDGYTLEARSSRVLEGLGIPVPSHRLPLGTLSGGFKLRVLLAQVLVGGADLLLLDEPTNHLDILTIRWLERFLASYEGCALIISHDQRFLNNVTTHTLDVDYQTISLYTGNFSSFELQKKAIREQKETAIERAQEEIARKKAFVERFGAKATKASQAQSRLRQIEKIEVEELVSSSRRAPHLRFEQNRPSGREVLALEGISKAYGDKQVLKNVSVTVRRGERVGIIGANGLGKSTLLRVAVGRLPPNVGDVRWGHETHVGYFPQDHHELLEDPQATPFEILYGLCPAETVSYVRGQLGRVLFSGDDVGKRVGLLSGGEAARLIFACLSVKKPNVLVLDEPTNHLDMETIEALIEALKAYPGTVVFVSHDRWFVSELATRIIELTPEGLKDFPGGYEAYLERCGDDHLDADAVAEKARRAKLAEQAQKGEGATLSWEEQKRRRNRQAQLPKLRDKALAAIEEAEARKKQIQEIFFDAGFYQKTSFDEIERLQAEQKALDAKLEALMAEWEQIETELAALAGEGEV
- the pyrR gene encoding bifunctional pyr operon transcriptional regulator/uracil phosphoribosyltransferase PyrR translates to MFTVRSVVLDEVAVSRVLRRMAYEIAERAGPNVYLVGIQTGGAHLAARMAKILAHDADPHGKPRLGAVDITLYRDDLYLGQPKQELGRTDLPESVDGQTVVLVDDVLYTGRTVRAAMDVLLDYGRARAIHLAVMVDRGNRELPIQPDFVGVRVPTGPNESVRVMLQERGETDQVVLREKVG